In Pseudomonas sp. Q1-7, the genomic window CCTGCGAGAACAGCGACTGTTTTCGCAGGCCCCTACCCAGCCTTGCGCCAGACACTCGCCAGCCAGGGCTGCTGCTCGCGCGGCAGCCCCGTCGGGCGGTAGTAATGCTCCAGCTCCTCGAAGCCCGCCGTCTCCAGCAGGGCCTTCCAGCTTTCGTAGTCGTGCCAGGCGCCGTAGCGGCTGCCGCTCCAGCCTTCGTCGTTCCGCCCGCGCGGGTTGGAACTGAAGAGCACGCCACCGGGTTTGAGCGCGGCATGCAGTTGGCCGAGGACGCGGGGCAGTTCCTGGCGCGGGACGTGGAACAGGCTGGCATTGGCGAAGACGCCGTCGAAGCGTTCGGCGGGCAGGTGAAGGGCGAGAAAATCCTGGTGCCAGACTTCGCAGCCGGAGTCGGCGCGGGCCATGGCGACGAAGCTTTCCGCACCGTCCAGGCCAATCG contains:
- a CDS encoding class I SAM-dependent methyltransferase, with product MPLQPEDLASITATTLDDYNRNAEGFREGTRDHDVSQNVEALLRHIRGQAPFSILDFGCGPGRDLRTFSRLGHEAIGLDGAESFVAMARADSGCEVWHQDFLALHLPAERFDGVFANASLFHVPRQELPRVLGQLHAALKPGGVLFSSNPRGRNDEGWSGSRYGAWHDYESWKALLETAGFEELEHYYRPTGLPREQQPWLASVWRKAG